DNA from Aquificaceae bacterium:
TTGAAGAAAAACTCAAAGAGCTTCCCCTCTGGCGTTATGAAAAGGGATACATAATAAGGGACTTTGAAACCAAGAACTGGAAGGAAACGGTCTTTCTCTTCAACGCTATTGCAAGCCTTGCGGAAGCCCACTGGCATCATCCAGACGCAGAGGTGAGTTTTAAGAAGCTAAGAGTCAAGCTAACCACCCACGAAGCCAACGGTATAACAGACAGGGACTTTGAGCTTGCCAAAGAGATAGAAAAAATCTCTTCA
Protein-coding regions in this window:
- a CDS encoding 4a-hydroxytetrahydrobiopterin dehydratase — translated: MSGEGKLKVYSQQEIEEKLKELPLWRYEKGYIIRDFETKNWKETVFLFNAIASLAEAHWHHPDAEVSFKKLRVKLTTHEANGITDRDFELAKEIEKISSLLLKR